The DNA window AAAACCACCCAAAGCTCCGAAAGCTGGATCATTATTTGCTTTTTCTAAATTGTTTGTTAGTTCGGCGCTATACCAAGTATTATCTGTTGGATTTCCTAAAAGTTCAATCGACTTGAACACAAAAATTTTATTATCAATTGTTTTACTGACAAAAACTTCTGTTATAAGAGGGCCTGAAGCAAGCTCTCCGCGTTTAGCAATTTTAATATTTGGATTGCCTAAATTATCAACAGCAATTGTGTCATAAATATCGCCAGCGTCTAATATGCCGTTGCCATTTGTGTCAGTATAGTCTCCCAAAATCCCATTGCCGTTTGCGTCAAAAATAAAACTCTCTGGATTCATACTCTCTTTAAAAGTCACGGCTATTTTTGTATTCCGCGCGACATCTCTTTGTCCAGGAGCAGGATAAACGTTTTCAATAATGCCAGCGCCTAAAGCTCCGTTGCCGTTGCTATTGTCGCCAGGCGCAGTTGGCTTTCCGCCTGTTACAGTAAAAATTATAAATTGAATAATAGCAAAAGAAAGCAAAATAATTGTTAATCCAATCGCGCCGTTAATTAAAATCTTTTTTGCTTTATCAACTCTTTCAGGTCTCCCCCCAGAAGTCATCCAAATAAAACCTCCATATAAAATTACAATTATCGCTATTATTCCTAAAAATCCAAGAACTGTTTTAACAATTTTTGTTAATGTTGTTTTCAATCCTTGTGTTCCTAACCCTAAGGTAGAGGCATAATCCATTCCAAAATTTTGCGCGAAAACAAAATTAGCGCACGCAAAAAAAGCTATTGAAATTATCACAATAACAAAAATTAATTTTTGTTTTTTGAAAATAAACATTTTTATTTTTAAATCTGTATAAAGTTTTCCACAGTTAAAAATATTATAACATATTTTTAATAAATAAAAAATAGCCTACTGTTGAAAAATGGCTATCTTTTATTTTATTAAAAATTGATCTTTCAAAATCTTTTTTTATCTTCAAATTTTCCTATTTTCTTTAAATATTCTTGTTCTTTCTGAATCCCGATTTTGCGTAAA is part of the Patescibacteria group bacterium genome and encodes:
- a CDS encoding Ig-like domain-containing protein, whose product is MFIFKKQKLIFVIVIISIAFFACANFVFAQNFGMDYASTLGLGTQGLKTTLTKIVKTVLGFLGIIAIIVILYGGFIWMTSGGRPERVDKAKKILINGAIGLTIILLSFAIIQFIIFTVTGGKPTAPGDNSNGNGALGAGIIENVYPAPGQRDVARNTKIAVTFKESMNPESFIFDANGNGILGDYTDTNGNGILDAGDIYDTIAVDNLGNPNIKIAKRGELASGPLITEVFVSKTIDNKIFVFKSIELLGNPTDNTWYSAELTNNLEKANNDPAFGALGGFIWSFEIGTFVDLTPPYVKSILPSAGGTYAKNVVIQIHFSEAIDPTSIIDTNIIVSGNITAPVAGTLYISNQYRTVEFLGSACGINSCGDIIYCLPGSENITVNILAAALSGEPPMAMGPPYNGIVDMVGNSLDGNHNNLAEGPPVDNYSWNFNTTNEIELTEPTIISISPNIGDIGTTLRDPLDVLFSEIMMYSSLRSNNIKIVAPVVDYWITAENQPPVLPFQTRAFINHSRFNTATDYTSEV